Proteins encoded in a region of the Triticum dicoccoides isolate Atlit2015 ecotype Zavitan chromosome 3A, WEW_v2.0, whole genome shotgun sequence genome:
- the LOC119267886 gene encoding pentatricopeptide repeat-containing protein At5g56310-like, giving the protein MPPLPLALHRAFSLLNRLDSPRHLLQAHAFLLPRGGHHNARLLSALLLASLRLPLCPHALALLHRTHPSVSLNAASRIPHLRGTLGPQLHSIVVRAGLASDAHVSASLTQAYFSCACAASARSVFDETVHKDIFCWNVTISGYVKSGNLVCARELFDAMPQRNVVSWTTLIGAYAQMKRPAEAVEVFRRMQVEGIEPDGIAMLSVLSACGDLGAVDLGEWVHRFVVKRGLCWHIRLMNAIIDMYLKCGCVAKAVEVFEGMGQKSIVTWTTLIAGFALHGLGLEAVDMFRRMERENVAPNDITFLAILSACSHIGLTDLGRWYFQIMVSRYRIKPRVEHYGCMVDLLGRAGCLMEAQDLVKDMPFKANAAIWGALLAAARTHGDAELGEQALLHLIELEPHNSGNYILLSNIYAEQERWDEVSKLRKAMRDGGLRNVPGASSIEVDGVVHEFTSRDGSHPCLHKIRKVLCEITADMKSIGYVATLPEAPHDIEEG; this is encoded by the coding sequence ATGCCGCCGCTGCCCCTAGCGCTCCACCGCGCGTTTTCCCTCCTCAACCGTCTCGACTCCCCGCGCCACCTCCTGCAGGCCCACGCCTTCCTCCTCCCCCGCGGCGGCCACCACAACGCGCGACTCCTCTCGGCGCTCCTCCTCGCCTCTCTCCGCCTTCCCCTCTGCCCCCACGCCCTCGCGCTCCTCCACCGAACACACCCCTCCGTATCCCTCAACGCTGCCTCCCGGATTCCCCACCTGCGTGGCACTCTCGGCCCGCAGCTCCACTCCATTGTCGTCCGTGCCGGGCTCGCCTCCGACGCGCACGTCTCGGCCAGCCTCACCCAGGCCTACTTTTCCTGTGCCTGCGCAGCCTCCGCACGCAGTGTGTTCGATGAAACGGTCCACAAGGACATCTTTTGCTGGAACGTTACCATCTCGGGGTATGTCAAGTCCGGGAACCTGGTCTGTGCGCGTGAGCTGTTCGATGCTATGCCACAGAGGAACGTCGTGTCGTGGACGACCTTGATCGGAGCATATGCACAGATGAAACGGCCAGCAGAGGCGGTCGAGGTGTTCCGGAGGATGCAGGTGGAGGGCATCGAGCCTGATGGGATAGCAATGCTGTCCGTGCTGTCGGCTTGTGGGGATCTCGGAGCTGTTGATTTGGGGGAATGGGTGCACAGGTTCGTGGTGAAGCGGGGGTTATGCTGGCATATACGGCTGATGAACGCCATAATTGACATGTACCTCAAATGCGGGTGTGTTGCCAAGGCGGTGGAGGTGTTTGAGGGTATGGGGCAGAAGAGCATTGTGACTTGGACGACGTTGATCGCTGGATTTGCTTTGCATGGCCTTGGTTTGGAAGCTGTTGATATGTTCCGCCGGATGGAAAGGGAGAATGTGGCACCAAATGACATTACTTTTCTTGCCATCCTGTCAGCGTGTAGCCACATTGGACTGACTGATTTGGGCCGCTGGTATTTCCAAATCATGGTATCGCGGTACAGGATTAAGCCACGAGTTGAACATTATGGATGCATGGTCGATTTACTTGGCCGTGCTGGTTGTTTGATGGAAGCTCAAGACTTAGTTAAGGACATGCCTTTCAAGGCAAATGCAGCAATATGGGGAGCTCTTCTTGCTGCTGCTCGGACTCATGGTGATGCTGAGCTTGGGGAACAAGCCCTGTTACATCTAATTGAGCTTGAGCCTCACAACAGTGGGAACTATATTCTCCTGTCAAACATTTATGCAGAGCAGGAGAGGTGGGATGAAGTTAGCAAACTTCGGAAGGCAATGAGAGACGGGGGCTTAAGAAATGTACCAGGGGCAAGTTCTATTGAAGTTGATGGTGTGGTTCATGAGTTCACTTCCAGAGATGGGTCTCATCCTTGCTTACATAAGATACGTAAAGTATTGTGTGAGATCACCGCTGACATGAAATCCATTGGTTATGTCGCCACGCTCCCTGAAGCAccgcatgatattgaagaagggtaA